A single window of Leptospira koniambonensis DNA harbors:
- a CDS encoding helix-turn-helix domain-containing protein, which produces MMKAPCIILQPMEINSHPLDRQERICIWGSRCLFAGYLPDLTLRRRAAATVCISLDGEFQISLNDTDWISFRSALIPPMVDHSIRFTGKFCILLFMDLSSPNYESLRATNLESETDGIFISLREEEQLFSKINQILSNDPNSEETLLELLNQIPPIVENDSRTIDQRIQKIVELITTMPHEDHSAKDLAEFAGMSVSSLEHQFKKEIGIPFHSFRTWFRLKLTVYSLLHGMSHTDSAHRAGFFDSAHFTRTFRATFGLPPSEIFRSTRHLKSFIEVPASYAEA; this is translated from the coding sequence ATGATGAAAGCTCCTTGTATAATTCTGCAACCTATGGAAATTAATTCTCACCCACTCGATCGACAAGAAAGGATTTGTATTTGGGGGAGCCGTTGTTTGTTTGCGGGATATCTTCCCGATCTAACATTACGTCGAAGAGCCGCAGCTACAGTTTGTATCAGCTTGGACGGAGAATTCCAAATTTCTTTAAATGATACTGATTGGATCTCTTTTCGTTCCGCACTCATCCCGCCGATGGTAGATCATTCTATCCGATTTACGGGAAAGTTCTGCATATTACTCTTTATGGATTTAAGTAGTCCTAATTATGAATCGTTAAGAGCAACTAATCTTGAAAGTGAAACAGACGGTATCTTTATTTCATTAAGGGAAGAAGAACAATTATTCAGTAAGATCAACCAAATCCTTTCTAATGATCCTAACTCAGAAGAAACATTATTAGAATTATTAAATCAAATCCCTCCGATCGTGGAAAATGATTCCAGAACGATAGACCAACGTATCCAAAAAATCGTAGAATTGATCACTACAATGCCTCATGAAGATCATTCAGCAAAAGATCTGGCAGAATTTGCGGGAATGTCTGTATCTAGCCTAGAACACCAATTTAAGAAGGAGATTGGTATTCCATTTCATTCTTTTCGCACTTGGTTTAGACTCAAATTAACAGTGTATTCACTTTTACATGGAATGAGTCATACTGATTCTGCACATCGTGCTGGATTTTTTGATTCCGCTCATTTTACTCGGACCTTTCGAGCAACATTTGGTTTACCTCCTTCTGAAATATTCAGAAGTACAAGACATCTGAAATCATTTATAGAAGTACCGGCAAGCTACGCAGAAGCTTAA
- a CDS encoding adenylate/guanylate cyclase domain-containing protein produces the protein MRTKERDKLHKDGLINFSMAFTAAGFLWSFLYFILGFPQSAVIPGGYAVLSLLSLFFVFVTGKYLAFRFLQFLFILILPVLLQLSLGGFENSGAVIIWAILCPLGALSFAPIRQGLVWFGLFLIVLVLTGIAEFYLHLPVPKVERNMQILFFVINIVGAGTLTFFSLYYFISKNKQEHDRAENLLLNILPEPIAERLKHNPSTIADGYKMVSILFADIENFTVISQKVSPETLVHFLNDVFSHFDLLAEKYGMEKIKTIGDAYMAVSGIPIWNEKHAEAAMKMAIEMQKFVKTLHDPSGKPLRMRIGIHSGPVVAGVIGKKKFAYDLWGDAVNTASRLESHGVPGRIQISETTYELLEDTSQIEIRRLIDVKGKGEMRTYLSYE, from the coding sequence ATGAGAACTAAAGAACGAGATAAACTTCATAAGGATGGGCTCATCAATTTTTCGATGGCATTTACTGCTGCTGGTTTTTTATGGAGCTTTTTATATTTTATATTAGGTTTTCCTCAATCTGCTGTAATCCCGGGAGGTTATGCTGTCTTAAGTTTATTGAGCCTGTTTTTTGTTTTTGTTACAGGTAAATACTTAGCTTTTAGATTTCTTCAATTTCTTTTTATCTTAATACTTCCTGTACTCTTACAATTAAGTTTAGGTGGTTTTGAAAATTCTGGAGCTGTGATCATCTGGGCGATCCTTTGTCCACTGGGAGCTCTTTCTTTCGCTCCAATTCGTCAGGGACTAGTCTGGTTTGGATTATTTCTGATCGTTTTAGTTTTAACTGGAATTGCAGAATTTTATCTGCATCTGCCCGTGCCAAAGGTAGAGCGTAATATGCAGATATTATTTTTTGTGATCAATATTGTAGGAGCAGGGACTCTTACTTTTTTTAGTTTATACTATTTTATTTCTAAAAACAAACAGGAGCATGATAGAGCAGAAAATCTTCTTCTGAATATTCTGCCTGAACCTATTGCGGAAAGATTAAAACATAATCCATCTACAATTGCAGATGGATATAAAATGGTTTCTATATTATTTGCAGATATAGAAAACTTCACTGTAATTTCTCAAAAGGTTTCTCCCGAAACTTTGGTTCATTTTCTGAATGATGTATTTTCCCATTTTGATCTTCTCGCTGAAAAATACGGTATGGAAAAGATTAAAACGATCGGAGACGCATATATGGCTGTTTCTGGTATTCCGATTTGGAATGAAAAGCACGCGGAAGCAGCAATGAAGATGGCGATTGAAATGCAAAAGTTCGTAAAAACCTTGCATGATCCTTCTGGAAAACCTTTAAGAATGAGAATTGGCATCCACTCTGGACCGGTTGTTGCAGGCGTGATCGGTAAAAAAAAGTTTGCATACGATCTTTGGGGTGATGCTGTGAATACTGCAAGTCGTTTAGAATCTCATGGTGTACCAGGCCGGATCCAAATCTCTGAAACAACTTATGAGCTTCTGGAAGATACTTCTCAAATAGAAATTCGAAGATTAATAGATGTGAAAGGTAAGGGGGAGATGAGAACGTATCTTAGTTACGAATAG
- a CDS encoding MBL fold metallo-hydrolase: MNDILFYQLYESQSSTYTYLIADPETKEAAIIDPVWETVDRDLKLIRELGLYLMYILETHIHADHITGASEIRKNTMAQTAVSALAEIDCVDILLEDGRILPLGNKSIKAIATPGHTNACMSFLFEGMVFTGDSLLIRGTGRTDFQEGSSAKLYESITQKLFSLPDETKVYPAHDYKGLTSTTIALEKKFNPRIGRNRSKEEFQKIMEELQFTTPKKMHLALPANAGCGNLEIVRTMSPLSISGIPTVLNEDVFKKIGNIKIIDVRSPEEFRGELGHIRTSQLVTLGPDLTKFLETGDRFEEIIFVCRSGKRSQQATEESIRLGYKFTSNMAGGMVNWNEKYLPKE, translated from the coding sequence ATGAATGATATTCTTTTTTACCAACTATACGAATCTCAATCTTCTACCTATACTTACTTGATTGCTGATCCGGAAACCAAAGAGGCAGCGATCATAGATCCGGTTTGGGAAACTGTTGATAGAGATCTAAAACTGATCAGAGAATTAGGTCTCTATCTAATGTATATTTTAGAAACTCATATACATGCGGATCATATCACAGGAGCTTCTGAGATCCGTAAAAACACTATGGCTCAAACTGCAGTAAGCGCTCTGGCGGAAATAGATTGTGTAGATATTCTTCTGGAAGATGGACGAATACTTCCTCTTGGAAACAAAAGTATAAAAGCAATCGCAACTCCTGGTCATACAAACGCATGTATGAGTTTTCTATTCGAAGGAATGGTATTTACAGGAGACTCTCTATTAATTCGAGGCACAGGAAGAACAGATTTCCAAGAAGGATCCTCTGCAAAACTTTATGAGAGTATTACTCAGAAATTATTCTCACTTCCAGATGAAACCAAAGTTTATCCAGCTCATGATTATAAAGGACTAACTAGCACTACAATCGCTTTAGAAAAGAAATTTAATCCAAGGATCGGAAGAAACCGTTCTAAAGAAGAATTCCAAAAGATTATGGAGGAATTACAATTTACAACTCCTAAAAAAATGCATTTGGCACTGCCCGCGAATGCAGGCTGCGGTAATTTAGAAATCGTAAGAACCATGAGCCCTCTAAGTATATCAGGAATTCCTACTGTTCTGAATGAAGACGTATTTAAGAAAATTGGAAACATTAAGATCATAGATGTACGTTCTCCAGAAGAATTTCGCGGAGAGTTAGGACATATTCGAACTTCTCAACTCGTAACATTAGGCCCTGATTTAACAAAATTTTTAGAAACAGGTGATCGTTTCGAAGAGATCATCTTTGTATGCCGCAGCGGAAAACGCTCACAACAAGCAACGGAAGAAAGCATTCGTTTAGGATATAAATTCACATCCAATATGGCAGGAGGGATGGTGAATTGGAATGAGAAATACCTGCCCAAGGAGTAA
- a CDS encoding YeeE/YedE family protein — METDWIMGLVGGVIIGIAVSLMLLWNGRVTGVSSIVYGVLIPVKGDLAWRWYFIIGLLLGGLSLKISAPELLAAELQTTAWIGSLAGVLVGFGAMLGGGCTSGHGVCGVSRVSPRSIIATIVFMSAGMAAVVFLRKTGLYI; from the coding sequence ATGGAAACAGATTGGATAATGGGACTCGTTGGCGGAGTGATAATTGGTATCGCTGTCTCTTTAATGCTTTTATGGAACGGAAGAGTAACCGGAGTCAGTAGTATTGTGTATGGCGTATTGATCCCTGTCAAAGGAGATCTAGCTTGGAGATGGTATTTTATAATTGGATTACTATTAGGCGGTCTTTCTTTGAAAATCTCAGCGCCGGAACTTTTAGCTGCAGAATTACAGACAACGGCATGGATCGGATCACTTGCAGGAGTGCTCGTTGGATTCGGAGCAATGTTAGGAGGAGGCTGCACGAGTGGACATGGAGTTTGTGGAGTAAGTAGAGTCTCTCCAAGATCCATAATAGCTACAATCGTATTCATGAGTGCTGGAATGGCAGCAGTAGTATTCCTCAGAAAAACAGGGCTATATATATGA
- a CDS encoding DUF6691 family protein, translating to MKYNIGALIVGLLFAIGLGMSGILQPSNILGFLDVFGKWNPTLLFTMAGAVGVHFITYKLIRKRKTPMFSKDWFIPTRQEITPALIIGSLIFGIGWGLGGYCPTVSVTTLASFETRPLIVFVSIIIGMFLFWFLDKKMNLKSRLE from the coding sequence ATGAAATATAATATAGGAGCACTCATCGTAGGTTTATTATTTGCAATTGGGTTAGGAATGTCCGGAATTTTACAACCTTCAAACATCCTAGGATTCTTAGATGTATTCGGAAAATGGAATCCTACCCTACTTTTCACAATGGCTGGAGCAGTTGGAGTTCATTTTATCACTTACAAATTGATACGAAAAAGAAAAACTCCAATGTTCTCAAAAGACTGGTTTATTCCGACCAGGCAAGAAATCACTCCTGCTTTGATAATCGGAAGTTTGATTTTTGGAATCGGCTGGGGACTTGGAGGTTATTGTCCTACAGTTTCAGTCACAACTCTTGCAAGTTTTGAAACAAGACCTCTAATCGTTTTTGTGAGTATCATTATAGGAATGTTTCTGTTTTGGTTCCTGGATAAAAAAATGAATTTAAAAAGCAGATTAGAATAA
- a CDS encoding sulfite exporter TauE/SafE family protein, with the protein MLILGYISSFIMGTMLGLIGAGGSILTVPILFYFFGQDAIFATTNSLFVVGIAALVGAIIQAKKGDTNIKVGIYFAVPSFLGIYIARYILLPSIPNILISDFGVTLTKPLLVMIIFSVLMGFSSWAMIHSNSSSSIERTKLSAIPPNIISIGIKGFIIGIITGFVGAGGGFLIIPALVIVLKLPIKKAVGTSLAIIAANSLFGFAISFRTAQTENCPLLLTICALGIAGMFLGQNLSTRMNERNLKIGFGYFTLAIASFILWDQGFNL; encoded by the coding sequence ATGCTAATCCTAGGATATATATCTTCCTTTATCATGGGAACTATGCTCGGCCTCATTGGTGCGGGAGGTTCAATTCTCACAGTTCCCATTCTTTTCTATTTCTTTGGACAAGATGCAATTTTTGCCACAACAAACTCTTTGTTCGTAGTTGGAATAGCAGCTTTAGTCGGAGCAATCATCCAAGCAAAAAAGGGAGATACAAATATAAAAGTTGGAATATATTTCGCAGTACCCAGCTTTTTAGGAATTTATATTGCGAGATATATACTTCTTCCCTCCATTCCGAATATCTTAATTTCTGATTTCGGGGTCACACTCACAAAACCTTTATTGGTAATGATCATTTTTTCGGTATTAATGGGTTTTAGTTCTTGGGCGATGATCCATTCAAATAGCTCATCTAGCATAGAGAGAACTAAACTCTCAGCAATACCACCTAATATTATATCGATTGGAATCAAAGGATTTATAATCGGGATAATCACAGGCTTTGTAGGAGCAGGAGGAGGATTTCTGATTATTCCAGCTCTGGTAATTGTACTCAAACTTCCAATCAAAAAGGCAGTAGGTACATCACTTGCGATCATTGCCGCAAATTCCCTTTTCGGGTTCGCGATCAGCTTCAGAACAGCACAAACTGAAAATTGTCCGTTACTTCTCACTATTTGTGCTTTAGGAATTGCAGGAATGTTTTTAGGACAGAATCTTTCAACCAGAATGAATGAAAGAAATCTGAAAATTGGTTTCGGTTATTTTACGTTGGCTATTGCTTCTTTCATCTTATGGGATCAGGGGTTTAATTTATAG
- a CDS encoding DAPG hydrolase family protein — protein MGLLWFAGFVLIFLILNLGLSAFSKPRKLDDLLNGDFATALERLLNGTLQVSALTPMPGVTPEMVRLWFSEYLQTTEDYKRWHPKAHVWMDWESKEPGALVGASHLVHEYIGSILMKLRINFVDPALFFDVDPNDKDHFVACAIVGDLDLPVNFGLLCHAVKRTEDGSEMRSRFWLGHVKARGSKFSIFRLSSFANLPIIRLVAVSRSGGKDLQIHCLEEMSILSGFLPSLHKENSNI, from the coding sequence ATGGGATTACTGTGGTTTGCCGGATTTGTATTAATATTTCTGATTTTGAATTTGGGGTTATCGGCCTTTTCCAAACCTAGGAAACTGGATGATCTTCTTAACGGTGACTTCGCGACAGCCTTAGAAAGACTTTTGAATGGCACATTGCAAGTCTCGGCACTTACTCCTATGCCAGGAGTGACGCCGGAAATGGTGAGGCTCTGGTTTTCTGAATATCTCCAAACTACGGAAGATTATAAACGTTGGCATCCCAAAGCTCATGTCTGGATGGATTGGGAATCGAAAGAGCCCGGAGCCTTAGTCGGCGCAAGTCACCTTGTTCATGAATATATAGGCTCTATTCTGATGAAACTCCGGATCAACTTTGTAGATCCGGCTTTGTTCTTCGATGTGGATCCGAATGATAAGGATCATTTTGTTGCTTGTGCTATCGTAGGTGATTTGGATTTGCCAGTAAATTTTGGTCTTTTATGCCATGCGGTTAAGCGAACAGAAGATGGTTCTGAAATGCGATCTCGTTTTTGGCTGGGTCATGTAAAGGCTCGAGGCTCTAAATTCAGTATTTTCAGGCTTTCATCTTTTGCCAATTTGCCTATTATTCGGCTGGTAGCTGTAAGTCGTTCTGGAGGGAAAGATCTGCAGATTCATTGTTTGGAAGAAATGAGCATACTATCTGGATTTCTTCCTTCACTCCATAAGGAAAACTCAAATATCTAA
- a CDS encoding sulfatase-like hydrolase/transferase, with protein sequence MQVDRSSFKNWGEIEYFFVPVPHSSNSLFSLFTGNYSDSRREPNSEDIKSAKPITAEFERAGYKIRFLFSGPGYFENIRRMMEDWRIYFYDRNYFRSNAKKDYKEFQWGLEDSVLVDFASDFSKLDVSPYLYILYFTNTHSPYFNPLPEKFHKFEEDSDYGRYLNSLENELHLIDSFVRKNEDRTPNQTIYLLLSDHGESFGKFGVYKHGFSIRNEEVRVPFLYYSPGLLMSSAEKGGIHDVFPSLLELLDFGSYDEKDGTSFFNSNYEFQMPLYSWGPKNSRGILYKDKKYFLEENGGDLIESDLGESEMKVSKNYNILKFLQRH encoded by the coding sequence ATGCAAGTAGATCGGTCTTCATTCAAAAATTGGGGAGAGATTGAATATTTTTTTGTACCAGTTCCTCATAGTTCGAATTCTTTATTTTCATTATTTACTGGGAACTATTCTGATTCGAGAAGAGAGCCAAATTCTGAAGATATAAAGTCTGCAAAACCTATAACAGCAGAGTTTGAAAGAGCTGGTTATAAGATACGATTTTTATTTTCTGGCCCAGGCTATTTCGAAAATATTCGAAGGATGATGGAGGATTGGCGAATTTATTTTTACGATCGAAATTATTTTAGAAGCAATGCAAAAAAGGATTACAAAGAGTTTCAATGGGGCTTGGAAGATTCGGTCCTTGTAGATTTTGCATCCGATTTTTCTAAATTAGATGTTTCTCCCTATTTGTATATTTTATACTTTACGAATACTCATTCTCCTTACTTTAATCCCCTTCCCGAGAAATTTCATAAATTTGAAGAAGATTCTGATTACGGACGCTATTTAAATTCCTTGGAGAACGAACTCCATCTCATAGATTCTTTTGTGCGAAAAAATGAAGATAGGACGCCAAACCAAACAATTTATTTACTTCTTTCGGATCATGGAGAGTCCTTTGGAAAGTTCGGGGTTTATAAGCATGGATTCTCGATTCGAAACGAGGAAGTACGAGTGCCTTTTCTTTATTATTCTCCGGGGCTTTTGATGTCAAGTGCGGAAAAGGGTGGGATCCATGATGTATTTCCATCTTTATTAGAACTTTTGGATTTTGGATCTTATGATGAAAAGGATGGGACCTCCTTTTTTAATTCTAACTACGAGTTTCAAATGCCGCTCTATTCCTGGGGGCCGAAAAACTCCAGAGGAATTTTGTATAAGGATAAAAAATACTTTTTAGAAGAAAATGGCGGAGATCTTATTGAAAGCGATTTGGGTGAATCCGAAATGAAAGTATCAAAAAATTATAATATTTTAAAATTTTTGCAAAGACATTGA